The sequence below is a genomic window from Glycine max cultivar Williams 82 chromosome 20, Glycine_max_v4.0, whole genome shotgun sequence.
TCAAGgtaattaaataagttaaaaactaaCTTAAAAGACTTTTCATTACCCTATTTATATAGTGTTTAAACTtatagttttaacttttaaaaaaaaaacttatagttttagtttttcttctccatttttttcttaatatcttATTAGAAttcttcttttacattttttatattaaaaattattaacacttTCTTTCACTCTCATTCTCATCAATAAACATTTCtttatgatatataaaataatcaaaattatagtacaaatccatttttattagttcattttattctctaaaatattcaaaaataaaatatttatatcctaattttcatttaatgagctaatttatcttttagttaatttatcttctaattttatcgaatacaaaaaagaaacatattagATTTTTAAAAGACATTACTAAGACAATTCAGAAAAAAGGACATAAACAACCATGTATACGTCCATccagaatgaaaagaaagaggagAAATAGTTTAATTTGGTAGACAAGTCACAAGGTTAGATACATAGGGTTGGATTCATTTATTTGtcgtattttattaaaagaagttCTAGAGCCCTATAATGCATGAGATCAAGATTAATGGGAATCTAAAATCTTTCATGATCATAGGCTCAAGTTAGCTAATTGGTACCCCTGTCCTGCCAGGCATAATTGGTCTTCCAACAAGCATCTCAGCCAATAGGCATCCTGCACTACAGAGATCAATGTTGAATCCATAATCAGTTGAACCCAAAAGAAGTTCTGGAGCCCTATACCAAAGCCTTGATAAAAGATCAACAACATTGAGATTTGGTAACAGGTTAAACACGTCCTAAAAACATGCAAGAAAAGAAATGGTGAAACACAATAATGTagcataagcaaaaaaaaaaaaaaaaaacttcaatggTTCCCAGCCGCCATTAATGTTACATCACATGGTTTATTGGTTTTGTTACAAAAAGGttctaaattatattaaagaatTATGGACCAGCAGAAAATActaaatcaagattcaagaaccaATTGATAACAAAGCCAAATAATCAACATTTACTAAGCAAGAATATGAGAAACAAACTTGCAGATGGTACAGGATCTCATGGTTTAATGGAAGCTTTCCATCAATAACAAGGTCAAAGAAACCCCTGATCTCTTTAAGTCTTGCATCCAAACCCTTCAAGGTTGTGAGGTTTGCACTTACCTATGTAAAAATAGCATTGTCAACTCTCATCATCAATTCATTTgcttaaaagaatttcaaaagtattacagagaaaaaacaaaaaatagaaaagtaacAAGACTAAAGAGTACAAAGGGAAAggaattacaaaaacaaatgaaCTGGTTAAAAGGGACAAATGAAACCTTTGTCACAAGGATGCTAATGGTTGTATCCTTCACATATCTAAGCAAGTGTTCCACTACTGCACAAAGGtaagaagaattaaaaaaacaagagaaactGGTTACACAATTGTATggataaaattcataattttcatatagaaattttgaatcaaacaaaatataaacaaaacataaGAAGAAATACATCAATTTTACATTGAATGGCATGACATACATATTTCCTCAACTTCATTAGTAGCAATCTCTGATGGCACATGTATAAATACCTTTTGACTTTTTTGAGTGGCATTATGTACACAGAATAAACTATATGTCAGTTTCTTGGAATACTAATTTTGTGTTGAGCAAACACTAGCTCCCCTCCCACCATCACATACATCAGGATTACTTTTGTAAAATAACAGCAAGAACAGGAATATAAGAATTCTATCAAAGATATGAAGGGCTTAATTTGTACCTCTTTAACCTCTTCAACGACATAATATGTTTTTCTTGGGATTCCTAATTCCTTAGGTTCAACATCAATTATAACCAAGACAGGATTTGGAACATAGCTGCAACAATTTTAAGCTTGATTAATTTGGATAAAGATTGATCAGGTACACAAAACTACAAATGAAAACATTAAAGATAGAAAGAGGCAAAGAGAATAAGAGTAACACCTAGTATGAAGTTTCAATCAATTTATGACAATTATATTGACAAGGATAAAGAACTTGCCAAGCCAAGccactatattatttttcagcAAAACTGTGAAATATTAATGCTCAAATAAAGTGAAGAATACACAATACacaacaattaaaaatcattatatagAGAAATTCAGATCAACAAACATACACATTAAATAACCCATGAGTGTCAAAGTCATTTTCACGCAACTTTGGACCAGTGCTATACCACCCCACAACATGCTCCTTTGTtgtaaaccaaaaagaaaaacccATGTTCAATTAGATAAGAGATCTTCAATTGAAAAAGACAtacaagaaaaggaaaaaaattcctACTCATaccatttattcttttaaacatGGAAAACATCGATTCATGGTAATTATGGTCAAGAAACCAAATGTTAGGATCCTTGTCATCTTCTTCAAAGGGCACTGTCAAATTAGATAACCAAGTAGTGAGAGACAGACAATTCATACACCCTAGTAGCTGTTAATTTTCTAAATTGCACATTGAAACATctcaaaaaaattcattttggaaGTAACAATCTTATACATTCAAATTGGAAATCCAACATAGTAAACATAACAATGAAGCAACTAGTGCCACATGAAACTTCAATATTTAATCATCTGTTATACATAACACATAACAATCaatgttaatttaacaattcataacttttcacaaagCTGTCGGCAAGGGGTAAttccattattattaattttgagaAAGTCCTAATCATCTCTTCACATGAAGGCTTCTAGCACTTAACAAAGCTAAGATGGTAAACGTCGCACGTAACAAAAAGCTACTCTACTATATTTGGTTAAAGATAGGGCACAAATCCTCTGAACTAAGATttgaattaagttaaaattgaaataattattggaTCCGTAGCATGTGTGGAATGTTGATTTGGGTGTAAGCGAAGGCGGATATGAGACGTAGAGTCCACGGCCACCACTTGCTAGAACCCTCTGTTTTGATcatttctacttctttttctcatgataattttttttatcagctttCTCAAGATAAATTAACATATAAGCAAAAAAGATAAGGGATTAACCGAGCAAAAAATCCATGGTTCCTTTTTCGTCGAATAACGCTTGGTTGATATGTCCTTTTGAGGAATAAAAGCATAGGATTATATGACGAAGGAGCGCACCCTACAAAACAAtgataaattctaattaaaatgtTTCTGGGAGGAGGACAAATGCTTAAAATTCCATACAACACCTTCTCATGTTGAAGTAGAAAAGATAAAACTAAGCAACGACGCTAAGGACATTTCACATTGAGCCTAAGCCAATCATTAATGCATTCAACATGAAAATTGTGAGCACAAGGTAACCCACGGACCTACATTAGAGTAAGTGTGAAACCCATAGGAACATCACCACTCAAACGGTTCTCttaaacactactagaaaagggTGATTCAACATCGTTAAATCTAAGTCGGTTATGAGAAAAACGATGTAGTAAAGCTTTTGGtggcatttttgaaattaaatcaaacttttataaAGCGTTAACAATGTTTTTCGTTAACCGCATTTGATATAAATGTTATGAAGGCGGTTTTATGAAAACCCCCTTTGTTTTGTACCATTCAAAAACGATTTCTCATAAAAACCGTAGTTGAGTcagagtaattttaaaaaaacgcaTGACTCTTCAATTCCTCTCTCCTCGTCCTGCTCgcctttcttttttcattgtcTCTTTCATCTTCCCTAGGCTCTCGAGAAGACGCATCCACCGCTGAAACCAAACCCAATGTCCTCTCTCTTGAATGTGAATTCCTCTCTCGCAGCTTCCAACCAGCACCGGCATGAAGCATTCCGTTCCAAAGAGAAAATCGCAGTTCTCCTTGAAATCTTCTGTGAAACACGCGCTTTTCAAGAGCGAGTTGAACTGATTGTTGCTGTGAGTGTGCAAATCGGAGATGGCGACGATGATGTGGTCCTTGGAGAGGAGTGATTGGGACTCGGTGAAGGTAGGTGAGTCGGGCGAGTCGACTCGGTCAGTGACCGGGTCAGACCAGATCTGATGATGTTGAAGTTGAGCTCGCTCTTAGAGTCTTGGAAGGGTGTTTTTTGCTTCACCCTCAAAGTACTGCTCTCGCCCATCAACACAACGCTATTCAAGTCAGGTgtccatcattttttttgtttacatcttTTCGTTTTTTCCATTTCTGTGAAAACACTCTGTTAGCTACTAAGTTGTTTATGTAAAAATTGTTGCCCCCTTTGCAGGttttaatgaatatattatcCACTCGTGGAGTGCTTGAGCAAGGTGCATGCTTAGATGCTCTAATCTCATTGATGGTGGATTCATCATCCAATCAAATGGTACCTTGACTCTTTCTTGAGTTTACATCATTTGCAAatatgtttcttttgtcttccttccattcttttttgttttaaatatccGAGGGTCTTGGCTTAGTTGATAGGATGTACTGATTGATGTTCCTCTTGATGCTTATGAGATAGTTTGTCTAAGGTTTTGCTGCTAAAGAACATTTTTAATACAAAACTTGCCAGTAGAAAATGGAAACTAGAACACAACTTTCATTGTCATAGGAATTTGGgttcattcaatttaatttttctgagAGGGACATTCAGCTCTTTTGACTATTACAGCTTCCAGCAAGCTCGTAGTTGGTGTTGAATGGCACCTTATCTTTACATTTATTTATgctatagaagaaaaaaaaatagaagaagaaaaggattaaAGAACAGAATATGGAGCCCCACAATTGTAAGATTGAAGAATAAATTAGAGCATTCAATTCAAAAGGGTACCTCAgtctttcttttacttttcatgGTCTAATAAGAAAACCATATTGATCATACATATTATAAAACAATCTCATGTGTGGGTTGCTCTTCCAGTTTTCCTTAGGTTATGGTATCGATAAACATGGCTTGGCCCTTGAACTAGATGTGCCTTTTCTTGTTTAAGCTATGGACAAATGACACTTATACATGCCATGTGATttgcaaatattaattaagtaaaaattaatatgtccACATTTCTACAACCTTGGCCTGGTGGCTTCAATTTGAATCTTTGATCATGCAGGGTTGGGGTCGCTGTTCACAACCTTGGGCAGTTTTACCTTGGACAACGGAAGTTGGAAGAAGCTCGTTGTTCattcaattttattgatttctttttatgtAAATGGATGGTCCTAAAATAGTCCTATTTGTTACACATAACTCTTATTTGTTTTATGatacttattttgttttctatttacaAACTGCTTCATCTTTAGCATATGTTGCGGTTTCCAGAAGTGGTCAAGAAAATCTCCTTCAGGCTCCCTTATTGTCTAGATCAAATAGCATGGAGGCTTCCTTGGCAAAGGATACTTCCTCTAATGATGTGAAAAATGGTCAAGGGTATATGGTTCTTCTATGATAACTTTTTACCACTTTCTGATCATGTGTGCTTTTGTGTATTGATAGTAGCTCTGTCTTGCATGTCTCTTAATTGGTATAGTGCCTTTAAACTCAATAtcacaatcattgctttctatAATAAAATATGGTGCTGAATATTGTCgctttgctttttcttttgagATTTCAAGCTAATTGTATTAAACTGGAGGTATGAATAGCCTTTTATTATCcaaagggagaagtgaatgaCTAGGACATCTCTCTGGTCagtatttatgattttgatgcaatcaaaagtatgttgaatgcaTTATCTAACACCTATCTTTTCTCTTTAGATTCCTATTTTGAGTTCACTGGCAATTATGATTACTATAAATTGAAAAGATATTCATTTGGAGAGTCCATGTATGAactctattctttttttttgtttaacaaaacAATGACAAATCATTTTGAAGTTATAAATTTGCAAAACACTATATGTTTAGTGTCAGTAAAATTGCTGAATTGCTTCAATTTTGTCAGGTTCAAAGGCCATAGCATGCTTGCTCCTTTCACAGCTGGGTGGCAGACTACTGATTTGCATCCTCTGGTCATAGAAAGGTCAGAGGTGAACTTTGTTGctgtttttgtgattttttagaTATTACTTTAATGTGATATATTTAGGAAATCACAGTTtcctttgttttcattttaaagatttaatgatAACTACTTTTTCAATTATGTTATTTACCTGATTAATTGATCCAGGGAAGCTATGTATATGACATTAACGGGAAGAAATATCTTGATGCACTTGCTGGTCTATGGGCCACTTTTTTAGGTATGCAAGATACCTTTGTTCAGTACTTCAcacttatttattttgcttATGCTTTCTGAATTATATATTTCTCATGGTTGATGTTCTCAATCCATCTTAGAAGCAAGGATGgatataaatttatcaaatatatatttgatattttagcaTTCTCTCTCTTCAGCTATCCACCAAATCATGCCTAAGTTGCTTGGGGATCCATCTCCTTCCCTATACTTAGTCTGGAACATTTCCTTTTTAGAATACATTTcatgtgaataaaaaaatgatgaagtaCATTGCTTGTGATGTACACAGTTgataatatacaatttttttaagcatgtaCACAGTTGACATTGGttcatgaattttatatttgatatatatatatatatatatatatatatatatatatatatatatatatatatatatatatttccacGTACAGGAACATGCTCTACTAGTATTCCTCTTTTTTCTCATTGAAAACAATGTTATTAATTCTGTACTCTTGCTTCTGGATGTGATCATGGTAGAATATattcaaaacatgtatttttGGTGCTTATAAAGTTAATTTAGATTGTTAGAAGTGATAGGACAGGCAGTAAGAATGAATGCAATTTCTACTTTAAGGTTTCTATATATAGGCTACATGTCTTCAAGGATGCAGAGTGGACTGATTTGTGGGGAACATTGATCATCAGTTGCAGGTACATTTTTGCTATTTATATAATGTGTCTTAGTCAAGTTATATGATTCTAATATACTGTCGGTGAATGTATATGAGTTATAGCATTTAAGTGCATACaatgaattttcaatttaattattagatttttaaGTTGGTAGGCCTtgcttccttctttcttttaatGACTAGGGTGGTCATGATCTTACTGAAATTGGTGAAAGAGGGGTAAACATCAGCGGTGGCCAAAAGCAGAGAGTATCCATGGTTAGAGCTGTCTACTCCAATTCTCATGTGTACATCTTTGATGATCCCCTAAGTGCTCTCGATGCGCATGTGGCTAGACAGGTTACCTTTATGCCAACTAACTTCTTTATAGCTTCTGTTATTTCTATATTAGCACTCAATGAGATATAACAATGTGTTAGTAATTTATTTTGCCTTTTATTAAGTGTTATTATAACTTTTGTGAGTATAATTTTTGtctcattaaaattaaattgttaataaaacaattatacatttatattaaaaaggtTCCTATAAGTAGGTCGTAGTTTTGCTGTTTTCCTTGTCCtactgataattaaaaaaaaaatagctagaATCAAAAGGGGGAAAATATCCTTAGAAAAATCATGTGAATTATGCCGCATGCTTTACAGGAACCAAGTCATTAGCAAGAATACCAAATCAAAAGGGGGGAAATATCCTTAGATAGATAGTGGGTGGCGAGCTTGATATATTGTTGGGTCGCAAGCTTCCTTCTCCAATTTATTAGGAAATCACAGTTTGGTTCCACTAGACATATGCACGAGTTTGGGTTACGATCATTAGTTgagttaagaataaaaaaaatctaaacttgTCTTTTGTGaggtaaatttaattaacaagaaAATCATTATATAAACATGCTAAAATTTACCTTTCCTTAAGACTTGAATATTATTCAGTTCCTTTGTTTGGGAAGttttaatttggaaatattaGTTAATGCATCTAGGAAATAGTACGTTCATGTATAACATGATAAAGTGCAATCAATACTCATGGGTACTAGTGTATAGGAAGTTGTAGTCAATTAATATTTGCCTAGGAAGTTGTAGTCAATTAAATTGAACTTGATGGCCTGTACGTGGttagtgttttatttttttatcttgaggGATTACGAGGTCCTAGTAAATTTTTTGggagataaaaattattaacagtattttcttaaattttattttatttttacctttaGGACAACAACATTTAGGAGATAAAATTCCTTTtaactacttattttttattttatttaagaaaacaaatattataatataaccCCTTATATGAGAAATGTATAatttatatcttaattaaattttaacacaTAATATTACTAATCTAAAAAAGGAGCACGTGCATGCAAGctgtaattttttgttgttacaAAAAGTGTGCACTGTGCAGgctgtatttttaaattaaaagataaatttagaaAGTTTCTCTATGGGATGTAagtaatgaatttcttaaaccATGCATAGATACATAATGCCCGCTGATGAGATGTGAATCTACCCTTCTTTACTTTCCCCTGATGAGTGTCCTGGTCTCGTTATTAAGtgtatgtaattaaaaaaaatgtacttcTTTAGTTTCATCTTACCACATAGCACTATCAAATAGGAGATTCCAGTATATTACACTCTTTTCTAGTTTGCCCCATTCCATTTCTTAAactattcttttattttgctttgtttcaaattaacaaaatattatcattCTCTGGTGACACAATTGTGTAGGTATGTCTTCACAGCTGATCCTAGAGGAACATTGAAACTCTGGAGTTTGGCTGACCCTTCACAATCTGATCTTCAGAGCTCCATGGGGAGTAACAAAGCATTGCGTATAGCAGAGTTTATACCAAATTATGGAATGCGGATAATGTGTTTGGATGCATGCATGAAGGAAGAGGTATTCATCTATCCATGGATTAGGATCCTCTCATCTTTGTTATGGTCTTGTTATGAAGAGAGAAAGGCatagaataattataatatgacCCACCCTTACTTGTGTAGGATTCATTAATTTTGCTTGTGGCTCTCTCATTACATGGAATAAAACCAACGATTTTTTAAGACAAATCTTTCCCTATGACTagtcaattgaaaaaaattcattgagtGGCAATGTTCCTTCTACCATTTGGCAGAACAGGACTTTAAATGGAACAAAGCAAATTATCCTGAAGTTGAATCTCTGTCAGATGAATTGTATGTGTAACCTTTTTATGTAACATTTTCTGCACATTGAGTCAATGGTTCTCcatattctaaaaataaataagcttTGTGTAGTATAATTCATGCtttatgtgtcaaataaatttgCGGAAATTATGTTACTAAATTTTTGCTTTACTTTCATTACtctttgatattttaatatgtGACTGCTATGAAGCTGCCAAATGAATGTCCAATATGGAAATCCTtcaaattctacatcggttgacttATAACCAATGTAGAAATCCTTCAAATTCTACATCGATTGACTTATAACAGATGTAGAAACCTTGCCATTATtacccattctacatcggttgactgataaccgatgtagaaaccctaccattctacatcggtttcaaccttagaaccgatgtagaaagctcacattctacatcggttgagctacacaaccgatgtagaaaagtCGCCCTTCAAAGACGGTCCTCCAACCGATGTCGGTATTCAACGACACTGTGTTACCACCACGCGTCGTAATCGATGTAGAAAGGTCATTAGAACCGATGTAAAAggccttttttttagtagtgaaagcACCACAACTTAAGACTTGGTAACCCGAAAACCTTAAGGGGCAACTCACTTGAGAGGTTTTGGTTGTTGAAATCCAACACCGTTAGTCTCATCAAACTCCCCAACGAACTAGGAACCCTACTTGAAAACCCACACTGACTCAAATTAAGAACCTACAAATCCACATTGAACGGTCTTCGCGCACGCCAGGAGAGTGTGGACGAGATGCACGCCGACTTCCTAATGGTCAACGAAGACGACATGGTGCATGGGCTCAAACGCGACGGAGTCTGCTGATTCCACTAGAGATGGCTTGAGCTGcttgttgatgttgttgttagCAATTTTGATTCAACTCCTGAAGAATGGAATTGGAATTGGTtcataggaaaagaaaattggTATGTGGAGTTTCAAGTgagatgagagagagaaagaagggtGGAAACGATGAAGACAGAGGGAGGGTGAAAGAGGGTTTCAGAGTTTATTTAGGGCTAGAGTTTCATCTTTGGAGAGTGAGAATACGTATTCCCACTGGAGAGCGTGAGACAGTAGTTAGAGGGACAcactcaaatattaaaaatagtgaaaaatttactaataaaatcatcttagaatgacagtcatctaagatgatttttgaaaaacagtCTTAGTACATCTCCTATTATTTACAAAAGTATCATTGTCTAACATTTTAAGACGATTACCTAAGAACCATCTTAAAAGATGTGTtgtaaaaaatcacttttttagtAGTAGAATGAGAAATGAGACATACTTTGCCATTAAATACTTGCTGGACATGTCGGGTTTACGAATGGGAGTTTCAAACTTCATGGTTCCTTTCTAAGCTTTTGGAGATCAATTTTTCAGCCAactccaaatatttttttgtgtgtgtattaaAAAAGATATCATCAGAAAAAACTCAAATTGCGTGTCTGATAATGCCAATGAGTTgcgaaaataattatttatcgaTAGATATAGGCAAAaggttattatattatatttgatgaaattttcatACCCGTCACTTCATGTCTTCATCTATGGCCTTTGAGATCTTTTTTTACATACATTTATCTtgtgaaataatttaatttgcaaGGATCTTTTTGGTGTATAACATTAATTTCTGCATCTAAAAGCAGGAAATAGTAGAGGAAGTGTTTGCAAATTATTTTGGATGATTAATTCTGATTTTATAAAACTCATTTTggctaaaaatagttttaaagcatttaaaatgtttttttcttaatcaacaATATAATTTTACGGTAGAATATAATTGAATACAACgaaatgaatatataattgaaaaagaaatataacacGACAAAAGTACTCAAGCACAAATTACAACTGAAAAGGCAAACACACATTCACCTGAATACATCTATATACTTCTGTTCCTAGCAAGGGACACAACTTCATTTATCTAACAGCTACCAAATAGACTAAGAGATAACAGTAACTATGTTCGTTGCCAGCCATTATTCATGAGTTGATCGAAGACAAGAATATATGAAtctaagtttattttaaatgtaaacttcatttctatttgcaaattaattttttgagtaAACACTCTCAATTCatctctaaaataattatttgacgcaattcaaatttttgaaattttttattaaataatattcttttaagattataaatatataatattttagccattttatttattaagttaaaGGATTAAAGTGtccataattttaatatttgatctaATACTTTATATGGGATTATATAATCTAAAATTGAAGATCATGGATTTCCAATTTTCCATTTTGAACTAGATATGTTCCATTCCAGAcatttcatttttgttgtatAGTTGTACTTATGCATGTACAGCTCAAGATCGTATTTATGCTACATGTCCAGCTACAACAGTGCAGCATGCATGTGTGACATGGCATGACATGACATATGATATTATAGCGTTCAAAATTCCCCACGCACTCCGCATCTGCCTCTCCATATTCCAAAcgcagaaaaaaaaatccacatgaaccaaaatattttataagcaTAAAAGATAAGTATTATCAGCGTAAAAAActctatattattaattaatttaaaaattattatttatattatttataagataagttaacaaacttatcatCACATAGATAATGTATTTACGGGAAGCCTTTGTTgttttaagttataaaattgtatttatgATGATTCTGAGCAATGTTATGTTTGAAGATGATGGTTAGGATGCACATGGTGAATTAATTTAGGCATCATGTAAAAGTTTTATGGACCATTAGATATccttaattaaattctaaatcCATGGctaaat
It includes:
- the LOC100816479 gene encoding 26S proteasome non-ATPase regulatory subunit 7 homolog A; this encodes MLHAGAGWKLRERNSHSRERTLVPFEEDDKDPNIWFLDHNYHESMFSMFKRINAKEHVVGWYSTGPKLRENDFDTHGLFNVYVPNPVLVIIDVEPKELGIPRKTYYVVEEVKENATQKSQKVFIHVPSEIATNEVEEILVEHLLRYVKDTTISILVTKVSANLTTLKGLDARLKEIRGFFDLVIDGKLPLNHEILYHLQDVFNLLPNLNVVDLLSRLWYRAPELLLGSTDYGFNIDLCSAGCLLAEMLVGRPIMPGRTGVPIS